From Triticum aestivum cultivar Chinese Spring chromosome 4A, IWGSC CS RefSeq v2.1, whole genome shotgun sequence, a single genomic window includes:
- the LOC123088380 gene encoding uncharacterized protein: MQSTSKLCVASASAQPAVRRFDCWADLTDGPLSSILALSGSFRDVLPFAATCRSWRAAFSSYPSKSTFCTKFPPLLVQFNARVQAPDLPSNNGRQKLRTCKVIDPINKNIALRCQIPREIYQKMQFAGTSYGQLICCHAGYCLVVDVFSGAKVSPPRLPFTGDCEKEFYFYVSGTLTAPLASPNSHLLVSTATALFDWSVGSDSWSVLQLSDAPIEKIVEFNGQFIAMDDFYKIYTLQLSPQLGLQEITTEWVGDLAPSSDAKPWLVVCGNMLLMVYCFSTTSLGCSVVQCIPHHLDMSTSPAKWVEVRQLDNWELFVGGDVRSRLFSCRSPERWGGRSKWLYYAGRRSFIVHGVGDERDPSAGPNVEYKRSSSGRLQPLWVYPSMFYSGVQ, translated from the coding sequence ATGCAAAGCACTAGCAAACTGTGTGTTGCCTCTGCATCCGCGCAACCTGCTGTCCGCAGGTTCGATTGTTGGGCAGACCTTACAGATGGCCCGCTAAGCTCCATTCTTGCACTATCAGGATCCTTCCGTGATGTTCTGCCGTTTGCTGCAACGTGCCGCTCTTGGCGTGCTGCATTTTCCTCATACCCATCAAAATCTACATTCTGCACCAAATTCCCGCCTCTCCTCGTCCAATTCAATGCCCGTGTTCAAGCTCCCGATCTCCCTTCTAACAATGGTCGTCAAAAGCTACGCACATGTAAGGTCATTGATCCGATCAACAAGAACATCGCCCTGCGGTGCCAAATTCCTCGGGAAATTTATCAGAAGATGCAATTCGCTGGCACTTCCTATGGTCAACTAATTTGCTGCCACGCTGGATATTGTCTTGTTGTTGATGTGTTCAGTGGTGCCAAGGTTTCTCCTCCACGTCTCCCATTCACCGGTGATTGTGAGAAGGAGTTCTACTTCTACGTTAGCGGCACTCTGACAGCTCCCCTTGCATCACCCAACTCACACCTCCTTGTCAGTACTGCAACCGCCCTGTTTGATTGGTCTGTTGGAAGTGACTCTTGGTCTGTACTCCAGCTTTCTGATGCGCCGATTGAAAAGATTGTGGAATTCAATGGTCAGTTCATCGCCATGGATGATTTTTACAAGATCTACACATTGCAGCTGTCCCCCCAGCTGGGTCTGCAGGAGATAACAACTGAGTGGGTTGGTGACCTGGCCCCAAGCTCTGACGCCAAACCATGGCTAGTGGTCTGTGGCAACATGCTTCTTATGGTTTACTGTTTCAGTACAACGAGTCTAGGCTGCTCAGTAGTACAATGTATACCCCACCACCTTGACATGTCGACCAGCCCTGCAAAATGGGTGGAGGTACGCCAGCTGGATAATTGGGAACTCTTTGTCGGGGGTGATGTGAGGAGCCGGCTGTTTTCTTGCAGGAGTCCGGAGAGGTGGGGTGGGAGGAGCAAGTGGCTGTACTATGCTGGCCGTCGCTCTTTTATTGTACATGGAGTGGGAGACGAGCGAGATCCATCTGCTGGTCCAAATGTAGAGTACAAGAGAAGCTCGTCTGGCAGGTTGCAGCCCCTCTGGGTGTATCCAAGCATGTTCTACTCTGGTGTCCAGTGA